In the genome of Populus alba chromosome 11, ASM523922v2, whole genome shotgun sequence, one region contains:
- the LOC118031690 gene encoding uncharacterized protein, whose product MHHHITKLKQNCLVYMQHLQNIKRSIFAFLLCIPTSLLALILFLLLFYNGFTVFYLHIPFPSNPQPEPANFSQENLAKNSFKKLPASVMYAVKEDTPPVILKTLLPLLQNPAITMIPINHSVVFKPNKTQGYEAVKRMLRSADNLKRFSTRVREFFGNHGCKVRFFMTWISSLKSFGDREFFSVESLFRSHPDACLVIVSNSMDSESGSLVLKPFLDKRFKLIAIKPDFDYLFKDTHAEKWFKGLKKGNVSPGEVSLGQNMSNLLRLALLYKFGGIYMDTDVIVLKRFTKLRNVIGAQTLDLETRNWSRLNNAVLIFDKKHPLLFKFIEEFALTFDGNKWGHNGPYLVSRVVSRVNGRPEFNFTVLPPSAFYPVNWSRIRNFFRGPRDKVHSSWLHKKLEQIKSESFAVHLWNKQSREIKVESGSIINYIMLDCCVFCNSSSSSL is encoded by the coding sequence ATGCATCACCACATCACCAAACTTAAACAGAATTGTCTAGTCTATATGCAGCACTTGCAAAACATTAAAAGATCGATCTTTGCCTTTCTCCTGTGCATACCAACTTCACTTCTTGCTCTTATACTCTTTCTCCTACTTTTTTATAATGGTTTCACTGTTTTCTACCTTCACATTCCCTTTCCCTCCAATCCTCAGCCAGAACCCGCCAATTTCTCACAGGAAAATCTTGCtaaaaattctttcaaaaaGCTCCCAGCTTCAGTGATGTATGCAGTGAAAGAAGATACCCCACCCGTGATTTTAAAGACCCTTTTGCCACTTTTGCAAAACCCAGCCATTACAATGATACCAATTAACCATTCTGTGGTTTTTAAGCCAAATAAGACTCAAGGATACGAAGCGGTGAAGAGGATGCTGAGGTCTGCCGACAATTTAAAGCGGTTCTCAACAAGAGTAAGAGAATTCTTTGGGAATCATGGATGCAAGGTTAGGTTCTTTATGACTTGGATTTCTTCTTTGAAGTCGTTTGGTGATAGAGAATTTTTTTCTGTTGAGAGTTTGTTCAGGTCTCATCCAGATGCTTGTTTGGTTATTGTTTCTAATTCCATGGATTCTGAAAGTGGGAGTCTTGTTTTAAAGCCTTTTTTGGATAAACGGTTTAAATTGATTGCTATTAAGcctgattttgattatttattcaAGGATACTCATGCTGAGAaatggtttaaagggttaaagAAAGGGAATGTTAGCCCCGGGGAAGTTTCTTTGGGTCAAAACATGTCTAATTTGCTGAGGCTTGCTTTGTTGTATAAGTTTGGTGGTATTTATATGGACACTGATGTGATAGTGTTGAAGAGATTTACCAAATTGAGAAATGTTATAGGGGCACAAACTCTTGATCTTGAAACTAGGAATTGGAGCAGATTGAATAATGCTGTGTTGATTTTTGATAAGAAGCATCCATTACTCTTCAAATTCATCGAAGAATTTGCGCTCACATTTGATGGAAACAAGTGGGGTCACAATGGTCCTTATCTGGTTTCAAGAGTTGTCTCGAGAGTCAATGGAAGGCCTGAGTTTAACTTCACCGTATTGCCTCCATCTGCATTTTATCCGGTGAATTGGAGTCGAATTAGAAATTTCTTTAGAGGGCCTAGAGATAAGGTTCACTCTTCATGGTTGCATAAAAAACTTGAGCAGATTAAAAGTGAAAGTTTTGCAGTTCACTTATGGAACAAGCAGAGCAGGGAGATTAAAGTGGAAAGTGGAAGCATAATCAATTATATAATGTTGGATTGTTGTGTTTTCTGCAATTCTTCCAGCTCGAGTTTGTAA